The Vallitalea okinawensis genome window below encodes:
- a CDS encoding CehA/McbA family metallohydrolase domain-containing protein: MKKAGRYLAGELHSHTHLTDGRHTQEELLVKAFDDYHLDFYINAEHGGTTKKTPFGRELVKPIPRWQSLKTSLQIINYMRMKYEDKILLQGLEWNVPGHEHMGMAIYEDEENSMSDFEYIFGRGNEKDTSRLNEGLLKFNKTHEDAVRGAKFLQDRYSGKSYLFFNHPSRALIYPIHQMRDFNNVAPDVCFGFEGMPGYQKKPIRGHYYIEHGKELNYKARTYGGADYMLAKIGGGWDALLGEGRRFFVYQGCDFHHERSSFWPGEYTKTYVYTDEHSELGLIDGIRSGNVYIVQGDLIKTLEFTISYYNKEATMGEEITVSNGANVTIALRYKSPEINNNGDRVKVDHIDLIMGEVTEIREPGTEAYNQDINPTAEIIKIFTNKDWTLDDDGFYSMTYTFEATKNQYFRLRGTNQRIGDSSYLDQEGNPKMDPFNESTEKMAWENLWFYSNPIFLHVE; the protein is encoded by the coding sequence ATGAAGAAGGCTGGTCGATATTTAGCAGGAGAATTACATTCTCATACACACTTAACAGATGGAAGACATACACAAGAAGAGTTGTTAGTCAAAGCATTTGATGACTATCATCTTGATTTCTACATAAACGCTGAACATGGTGGAACAACAAAGAAAACACCTTTCGGTAGAGAACTAGTGAAACCCATACCAAGATGGCAATCACTAAAAACATCCTTACAAATTATCAATTATATGCGTATGAAATATGAAGATAAAATTCTGCTTCAGGGTTTAGAGTGGAATGTACCAGGACATGAACATATGGGAATGGCCATCTATGAAGATGAAGAAAACTCAATGAGTGACTTTGAGTATATTTTTGGAAGAGGTAATGAAAAAGATACTAGTCGTTTAAATGAAGGGCTACTTAAGTTTAATAAGACCCATGAAGATGCAGTAAGAGGAGCGAAATTTTTGCAAGATCGATACAGTGGTAAGAGTTACCTCTTCTTTAATCATCCTTCAAGAGCGTTGATATACCCTATTCATCAAATGCGTGATTTTAATAATGTAGCACCAGATGTTTGCTTTGGATTCGAAGGGATGCCCGGTTATCAAAAGAAACCAATCAGGGGGCATTATTATATTGAACATGGTAAAGAACTCAACTATAAAGCCAGAACTTATGGAGGAGCAGATTATATGTTAGCCAAAATAGGTGGAGGATGGGATGCTCTTTTAGGTGAAGGACGTCGATTCTTTGTCTATCAGGGTTGCGACTTTCATCATGAAAGAAGCTCATTTTGGCCTGGTGAATATACGAAGACCTATGTGTATACTGATGAACACAGTGAGCTGGGGCTTATTGATGGGATACGCTCAGGTAATGTCTATATTGTTCAAGGTGATTTGATTAAGACCTTAGAATTTACAATATCCTATTACAATAAAGAGGCTACCATGGGAGAGGAAATAACCGTCAGCAATGGAGCTAATGTAACAATAGCCCTTCGATATAAAAGTCCTGAGATCAATAATAATGGTGACAGAGTTAAAGTGGACCACATTGATTTAATCATGGGGGAAGTAACGGAGATAAGAGAACCCGGAACAGAAGCTTATAATCAGGATATTAATCCTACAGCTGAAATTATTAAAATCTTTACAAATAAAGATTGGACCCTTGATGACGATGGGTTTTATTCAATGACATACACCTTTGAGGCAACAAAAAATCAATATTTTAGATTAAGGGGTACGAATCAAAGAATAGGAGACAGTTCTTATCTTGATCAAGAAGGAAATCCCAAAATGGACCCATTTAATGAAAGCACTGAAAAAATGGCATGGGAAAATCTATGGTTTTATTCCAATCCGATTTTTCTTCATGTAGAGTAA
- a CDS encoding aldose epimerase family protein produces MEIKSKFFGTTKDGQEVTQYTLINKHGHYMSVLNYGGIITEIMVPDHKGTLENVVLGFNNIADYEEKSPYFGCITGRIAGRISNSKFEIDGENYILAANNNSNNLHGGVKGFDKVIWSVTELVESDYVGLSLNYLSIDGEEGFPGNLDVHVTYKLTNDNELEIFYSATTDKKTIVNLTNHSYFNLSGNTKRDVLDQTLQFDASRFGCVDEQIIPAGISDVEGTPFDFRTAKTVGQDIKADNIQIKNAGGYDHPFLLDGQKEVAAILEDPESGRYMEVRTDQKAIVFYAGNMLEEGMSLSCGATSRQHLALCLETQYYPDAINQDCFETELLNPGETYKAYTKYSFKIR; encoded by the coding sequence ATGGAGATTAAATCTAAATTTTTTGGTACAACAAAAGATGGACAAGAAGTTACACAATATACACTTATCAATAAACATGGTCATTACATGAGTGTTCTAAATTATGGAGGTATTATTACAGAAATTATGGTTCCTGATCACAAGGGAACATTGGAAAATGTGGTACTGGGATTCAATAATATAGCTGATTATGAGGAGAAATCACCTTATTTTGGTTGCATCACTGGTCGTATTGCGGGCCGTATTTCCAATTCTAAGTTTGAGATCGATGGTGAGAATTACATATTGGCAGCTAATAATAATAGTAATAACTTACATGGCGGTGTAAAAGGATTCGATAAGGTCATCTGGAGTGTTACTGAGCTTGTTGAGTCTGATTATGTAGGGTTATCTCTTAATTATCTAAGTATAGATGGTGAGGAAGGCTTCCCTGGTAATCTGGATGTTCATGTAACTTATAAGTTGACAAATGATAATGAATTGGAAATTTTCTATTCAGCCACTACAGATAAGAAGACCATTGTTAACCTCACTAATCACAGCTATTTTAATCTATCAGGTAATACTAAAAGAGATGTTTTAGATCAAACTTTACAATTTGATGCAAGTCGTTTTGGATGTGTCGATGAACAGATTATTCCAGCTGGTATATCGGATGTTGAAGGTACACCCTTTGATTTCAGAACTGCTAAAACAGTTGGGCAGGACATTAAAGCTGACAATATTCAAATTAAGAACGCTGGCGGTTATGATCACCCTTTCTTATTAGATGGTCAGAAGGAAGTTGCAGCTATACTTGAAGATCCAGAAAGTGGTCGTTACATGGAAGTCAGGACTGATCAAAAGGCTATCGTCTTCTATGCTGGTAACATGCTTGAAGAAGGCATGTCCTTATCATGCGGTGCAACATCACGTCAACATTTAGCTCTCTGCTTAGAGACTCAGTACTATCCTGATGCTATTAACCAAGATTGCTTTGAAACAGAACTATTAAATCCTGGTGAAACATATAAAGCTTATACGAAGTATAGTTTTAAGATAAGATAA
- a CDS encoding histidine phosphatase family protein, producing the protein MKLLIIRHATPDYKNKTIKPRGHLEAQALAAKLSKIGIDKIYASPMGRAQHTMQYTSDATGVPCTTQEWMQELVDWRLPDRQWPWKVHSDMVFDEAGFKDYANWYDSPIYQGVDIKGKFLNLKEKSDEFLFSLGYRREGNRFACVNPSDENIAVFCHAGFGSAWAAHLLNIPFSMIATCFPMRPTGVTYIEFKGNQGDTIYPNCLRFGDTSHIDHTDLSYID; encoded by the coding sequence ATGAAACTATTAATTATACGTCATGCGACCCCTGACTATAAGAATAAGACCATTAAACCAAGAGGACATTTAGAAGCCCAAGCGTTAGCTGCTAAATTAAGCAAAATAGGAATTGATAAGATTTATGCTTCGCCAATGGGAAGAGCGCAACACACGATGCAATATACTTCTGATGCAACAGGCGTTCCTTGCACAACCCAAGAGTGGATGCAAGAGCTGGTTGATTGGCGTTTACCTGATCGTCAATGGCCTTGGAAAGTTCATAGTGACATGGTTTTTGATGAAGCAGGCTTTAAGGACTATGCTAACTGGTATGATTCTCCTATCTATCAAGGAGTAGACATAAAAGGGAAATTTTTAAATTTAAAAGAAAAGTCCGATGAATTTTTATTTAGCCTTGGTTATAGAAGAGAAGGAAATCGTTTTGCTTGTGTTAATCCTAGTGATGAAAATATAGCAGTGTTCTGTCATGCTGGTTTTGGTTCAGCATGGGCGGCCCATCTTCTAAATATACCCTTTTCCATGATAGCAACCTGTTTTCCTATGCGACCTACAGGTGTAACTTATATTGAGTTTAAAGGAAATCAAGGTGACACTATCTATCCTAACTGCTTAAGATTTGGTGATACATCTCATATTGATCATACTGATTTGAGCTATATTGATTAA
- a CDS encoding helix-turn-helix domain-containing protein, whose amino-acid sequence MKSNYGYSEFNVEPYGTENLQVPLQVNCCGYDYFLSKSTVTTRQKGRLDYYFIYVIKGKIEIDITEQSFSCFEGDYILLPPHTAHKVHYSIGSAVYWIHFTGKCASDLFTYNHPHKLGLHHEILEHMKTIISELQTRKPYYQDYCNGYFWLLYSSVKRHENTFDEDTIMEELILYIHENLHLIKDVNELSEQVGLSPSRLIHRFTAYKGISPIRYLIQERLEKSKQLLLQTDMTIQEVADQVGYQNQLYFSQAFKKHTSYSPTAFRKSNLN is encoded by the coding sequence ATGAAATCCAATTATGGTTATAGTGAATTCAACGTGGAGCCATATGGTACTGAAAATTTACAGGTGCCTTTACAAGTCAATTGTTGTGGTTATGACTACTTCCTCTCAAAATCTACAGTAACAACTCGTCAAAAGGGACGTCTTGATTACTATTTTATTTATGTGATAAAAGGAAAGATTGAAATAGATATTACTGAACAAAGCTTTTCTTGCTTTGAAGGTGACTATATCCTACTTCCACCCCATACAGCCCATAAAGTTCACTATTCAATAGGCTCAGCAGTGTATTGGATTCATTTTACTGGAAAATGCGCAAGTGATTTATTTACTTACAACCACCCGCATAAATTAGGACTTCATCATGAGATTCTTGAACATATGAAAACCATAATCTCTGAGTTGCAAACAAGAAAACCCTACTATCAAGATTATTGTAATGGATACTTTTGGCTCCTCTATAGCTCAGTGAAACGTCATGAGAACACTTTTGATGAAGATACAATCATGGAAGAATTGATTCTTTACATTCATGAGAATTTACACCTTATCAAAGATGTTAATGAACTTTCAGAACAAGTTGGCTTAAGTCCATCAAGGTTGATACACCGCTTTACAGCTTATAAAGGTATCTCACCCATACGCTATCTTATCCAAGAACGACTAGAGAAAAGCAAACAACTACTACTCCAAACAGATATGACGATTCAAGAGGTTGCTGACCAAGTTGGATACCAAAATCAACTTTATTTCAGTCAGGCATTTAAGAAACATACTTCATATAGCCCTACTGCCTTTAGAAAAAGTAATCTTAACTAA
- a CDS encoding ferritin-like domain-containing protein, producing the protein MTSKELSYCNDTLNAEKNIIKKYQEYSQEVTDPQLKNLCTKLATDHQKHYDQIYNTLNS; encoded by the coding sequence ATGACAAGTAAAGAGTTATCTTATTGCAACGATACTCTTAATGCCGAGAAAAATATCATTAAGAAATACCAGGAGTATAGTCAAGAAGTTACTGACCCTCAACTTAAGAATCTTTGTACTAAATTGGCTACAGATCATCAAAAACATTATGACCAAATCTACAATACACTCAATAGCTAA
- a CDS encoding DUF4091 domain-containing protein, with the protein MLKCKLERESFKYVYGMTTLRTDFFKESIEIKEVCGKNDWSAVQVLLESDKDMLVTINNDPRFYKKRAVDCYRLKVTVEGIPDESIKVQLVDLVEDDDHQLKSDILLDEQSIFVKAGKIQCVWVEIKTDNGVEPGHYEPKVSIYKSYLFEDEVLYNQLNYSLDVFDHTMKKPEDFRFYLDLWQHNSNIARKYEVPLWGEEHFSIIDNYIASLADLGQKAVSLIVSEIPWSGQNSLVNPIDSSDLYEYNMVRCYKNEEELKFDFNILDRYVELCDRHGINQEYEVFGLINVWTRPEAGFDCVIEGYDDGIRIRYYDESDQTFKYIRKKVDYERYLQALEQYFADKGIIDRVRIIADEPADIEEYKNRLSFLKKVTPKFKFKAAINHVEFMQEDIPDLMDYCPNIRDLTKEFQRFQEIKDSCQGTISYYVCCGPKNPNTFISSPLLESRVIPWFAYLLGTDGFLRWNYTVWPDQPREKISYAYPEWAAGDTNFVYPGKTGKPMLTLRYKNLLRGIGDYEYLMDLKEANVSTDEFLDEIFYNRTKIHEEYYKNDNYCLESEVYQSVKRKMLELLSNK; encoded by the coding sequence ATGTTAAAGTGTAAACTTGAAAGAGAGTCTTTCAAATACGTCTATGGTATGACAACACTTAGAACAGATTTTTTTAAAGAGAGTATTGAGATTAAAGAAGTATGTGGGAAAAATGATTGGTCTGCAGTGCAAGTATTACTGGAATCTGATAAGGATATGTTAGTGACCATTAATAATGATCCAAGATTCTATAAAAAGAGAGCTGTAGATTGCTACCGCTTAAAAGTTACCGTAGAAGGCATACCAGATGAAAGCATAAAGGTTCAATTAGTGGATCTCGTTGAAGATGATGATCATCAGTTGAAATCAGATATATTACTTGATGAACAAAGCATATTTGTTAAAGCTGGTAAAATACAATGTGTATGGGTTGAAATTAAAACAGATAATGGTGTTGAGCCTGGGCATTATGAACCTAAAGTTAGTATCTATAAAAGTTATCTTTTTGAAGATGAAGTATTATATAACCAACTTAACTATTCATTAGATGTCTTTGATCACACAATGAAGAAGCCTGAGGATTTTAGATTCTACCTTGATCTATGGCAGCATAACTCCAATATAGCCAGGAAGTACGAAGTGCCATTATGGGGAGAAGAACATTTTAGTATCATAGATAATTATATAGCATCATTAGCTGACCTGGGGCAAAAGGCAGTTTCCCTCATTGTATCTGAAATTCCTTGGTCAGGGCAGAATTCATTAGTTAATCCCATAGATTCATCAGATTTATATGAGTACAATATGGTAAGGTGCTATAAAAATGAAGAGGAGCTAAAATTTGATTTCAACATCTTGGATCGGTATGTTGAATTATGTGATAGGCATGGTATTAATCAAGAGTATGAAGTTTTTGGGTTAATCAATGTGTGGACCAGACCTGAAGCTGGCTTTGATTGTGTTATAGAAGGTTATGACGACGGTATACGTATTCGCTATTATGATGAATCAGATCAAACATTTAAATATATACGTAAGAAAGTTGACTATGAACGTTACTTACAAGCTTTAGAACAGTATTTTGCAGATAAAGGTATTATTGATCGTGTACGCATTATCGCCGATGAACCGGCTGATATTGAAGAGTATAAAAATAGATTAAGTTTTCTAAAGAAAGTGACTCCGAAATTTAAGTTTAAGGCAGCAATTAACCATGTGGAATTTATGCAAGAAGACATACCAGATCTAATGGATTACTGCCCAAACATTCGTGATCTAACAAAGGAGTTTCAACGTTTCCAAGAAATAAAAGATAGCTGCCAAGGTACAATTTCTTATTATGTATGCTGTGGTCCTAAAAACCCTAATACTTTTATTAGTTCCCCACTTCTTGAGAGCCGTGTAATACCTTGGTTTGCTTATTTACTTGGAACAGATGGATTCCTTCGATGGAATTATACAGTATGGCCTGATCAACCCCGTGAAAAGATCAGCTATGCCTATCCAGAATGGGCAGCAGGTGATACGAACTTCGTGTACCCAGGTAAAACAGGTAAGCCCATGTTAACATTACGCTACAAGAATTTATTAAGAGGAATTGGGGACTATGAATACTTAATGGATTTAAAAGAAGCAAACGTATCAACAGATGAATTTTTAGATGAAATTTTCTATAACAGAACGAAGATTCATGAAGAATATTATAAGAATGATAATTATTGTTTAGAGTCTGAAGTTTATCAATCTGTTAAGAGAAAAATGTTAGAATTATTGAGTAACAAGTAA
- a CDS encoding sulfatase family protein, which produces MNNQQPNILMIMVDQMRNDYIGINGATHVNTPHIDKLAKRGMVFSNCFTNSPICAPARIGLATGMQPSNIGALDNNAYLPLGIKTYYQALRDEGYHVGCVGKLDLAKPSKFNGIKGDRPCNYAFGFTKPFEVEGKMHAANTEEPIGPYTQYLHDKGLLTTFHEHRMDFKRKGFYRNLIENSCLNEEDYADVFVADKTIKAINEMDEDFPWHLFVSFPGPHDPFDPPKRYADQYLDREMPDPVDIDAANKPQWVKRRQQDMAVEEIQRARQQYCAYIQLIDNQIGRLMETLEKKACLENTYIIFTSDHGEMIGDFNLYNKHVPYEGAIRIPLIIAGPDVKQGRSEALIELIDLNPTIQELAGLGYINRMDGRSFKGLLIAKKQQHRQHIVVAERHFRCIRTDRYKYIEHYNDENELFNLEEDPNELINIVAKDNKVAKELAEALKNRYNEHKWLR; this is translated from the coding sequence ATGAATAATCAACAACCTAATATACTGATGATTATGGTAGACCAGATGAGGAATGATTATATTGGTATAAATGGCGCTACTCATGTGAATACCCCCCACATTGATAAACTAGCTAAAAGAGGGATGGTGTTTTCTAACTGCTTTACCAATTCACCCATATGTGCACCAGCGAGGATAGGTCTTGCAACAGGCATGCAACCATCCAATATTGGCGCTTTAGATAACAATGCATACTTACCATTGGGTATTAAAACTTATTATCAAGCACTACGGGATGAAGGTTATCATGTAGGATGTGTAGGTAAATTGGATTTAGCTAAGCCCTCTAAGTTCAATGGGATAAAAGGAGATCGACCATGCAATTATGCCTTTGGTTTTACTAAGCCTTTTGAAGTCGAGGGTAAGATGCATGCTGCTAATACAGAAGAACCTATTGGACCTTATACCCAATACCTTCATGATAAAGGATTACTTACAACTTTCCATGAGCATCGAATGGATTTTAAAAGAAAAGGATTTTATAGAAATCTTATAGAAAACAGCTGTTTGAATGAAGAAGATTATGCTGATGTTTTTGTTGCTGATAAGACCATAAAGGCTATTAATGAAATGGATGAAGATTTCCCATGGCATCTTTTTGTGAGTTTTCCTGGACCACATGATCCTTTCGATCCTCCAAAGAGATATGCTGATCAATACTTAGATCGGGAAATGCCAGACCCAGTGGATATTGATGCAGCCAATAAACCCCAGTGGGTTAAAAGACGTCAGCAAGACATGGCTGTAGAAGAAATTCAAAGAGCTAGGCAACAGTACTGTGCTTATATACAGTTGATCGATAATCAAATAGGAAGGCTGATGGAAACACTTGAAAAGAAAGCCTGTTTGGAGAATACCTATATTATCTTTACAAGTGATCATGGAGAAATGATAGGTGATTTTAACCTATATAATAAACATGTTCCTTATGAAGGAGCTATTCGTATTCCTTTAATTATTGCAGGTCCTGATGTTAAGCAAGGGAGGTCAGAGGCATTAATTGAACTCATTGATTTGAATCCAACCATACAAGAATTAGCTGGATTAGGGTACATCAACAGAATGGACGGTCGTTCCTTTAAAGGATTGCTTATTGCTAAGAAGCAGCAGCATAGGCAACATATAGTAGTAGCTGAGCGCCATTTTAGATGTATACGTACTGATAGGTATAAGTACATTGAGCATTATAATGATGAAAATGAATTATTTAATCTAGAAGAAGACCCAAATGAACTCATAAACATAGTTGCTAAAGATAATAAAGTAGCAAAAGAATTGGCAGAAGCACTAAAAAATCGTTATAACGAACATAAATGGTTGAGGTAG
- a CDS encoding helix-turn-helix domain-containing protein, translated as MISNYTIDDFFKNLIYEMQGYQFKLNDVYNIEYMNRWELPHRQTSNYRLMYIRQGSGHLHFPDRSIPLEKGRVIFFSPLLSHHSTQKDITPSLISINFGMKNRGKQVSPPQPYYLSFIPDDLHYYHTLFEKLAKEYHKKGDHLDELLYRLTIKQILAHIYTDCTRRKQHKPSDHRIEAAKTLINKNITCLPTITELCEKAGLSQAYFSKLFKSQVGMTPKHYMYSMKMDHGKYLLTQMDYSVKETALTLGYSDPYIFSNQFKKAFGYPPSLYKHFKDD; from the coding sequence ATGATATCAAATTATACTATAGATGATTTTTTTAAGAATCTTATATATGAGATGCAAGGTTATCAATTTAAACTTAATGATGTGTACAATATTGAATATATGAATCGATGGGAACTCCCCCATCGCCAAACTTCTAATTACAGACTGATGTATATCAGACAAGGTAGTGGTCATCTCCATTTTCCTGATAGGAGCATTCCTTTAGAAAAGGGGCGTGTTATCTTTTTTTCTCCTTTATTAAGTCATCACTCAACACAAAAGGATATTACTCCATCATTAATATCCATTAATTTTGGTATGAAAAATAGGGGGAAACAAGTATCCCCTCCTCAGCCCTATTACTTAAGTTTCATACCTGATGATCTCCATTACTATCATACTCTTTTTGAAAAACTAGCTAAGGAATATCACAAAAAAGGAGATCATCTCGATGAACTCCTTTACAGATTGACCATCAAGCAAATACTTGCCCATATCTATACCGACTGTACCCGTCGTAAGCAACATAAACCAAGCGACCATCGAATAGAAGCTGCTAAGACACTCATCAATAAGAATATTACATGTTTACCTACTATTACGGAACTTTGCGAAAAAGCAGGTTTATCTCAAGCATATTTTAGTAAGCTCTTTAAGAGTCAAGTAGGTATGACGCCAAAGCACTATATGTATAGCATGAAGATGGATCATGGAAAATATCTTCTGACGCAAATGGATTATTCTGTGAAGGAAACTGCTCTAACCCTCGGTTATTCCGATCCATATATATTTTCCAACCAATTTAAAAAAGCCTTTGGTTATCCACCATCTTTATATAAGCATTTTAAAGATGATTGA
- a CDS encoding spore coat protein has translation MRQERELMDDLLITEKALSTLYTTAVTEAATPNVRNQFKSVLTCELDFQDEVYQSMATRGWYQPANAEQQKIQQALTQHAQKPLNS, from the coding sequence ATGCGTCAAGAAAGAGAATTAATGGATGACTTACTCATAACCGAAAAAGCTTTATCCACACTTTATACAACTGCAGTTACAGAAGCAGCTACACCAAATGTACGTAATCAGTTTAAAAGTGTCTTAACTTGTGAATTAGATTTCCAAGATGAGGTTTATCAATCAATGGCAACTCGCGGCTGGTACCAACCTGCAAACGCTGAACAACAAAAGATTCAGCAAGCTCTTACTCAACATGCTCAAAAACCTCTGAATTCATAA
- a CDS encoding 4Fe-4S binding protein, with amino-acid sequence MVFIQRVWRTIASMIFIAILIAGFFDIRYAFLAVLCMILPLLIALAGKGRYWCGNLCPRGSFFDLIFGKLSSNNRVPGIIKSIPVRLLVMTTMFSIFGLGIFNSGGDLLYIAHVIYKIVVVTTIVGMFLALIFNKRAWCSICPMGSLSAFITYIIGSNNPVQVKPCLSRCNRCQEQCPMHIPIKDYKKGYITHGDCIRCHQCVHACPKQNIKKPPRYKA; translated from the coding sequence ATGGTATTTATCCAAAGGGTATGGCGAACAATAGCCAGCATGATATTTATTGCCATCTTGATTGCTGGCTTTTTTGATATTCGATATGCCTTTCTAGCTGTTTTATGTATGATTCTCCCTTTATTAATTGCTTTAGCTGGGAAGGGACGCTATTGGTGTGGTAATTTATGCCCACGAGGTAGTTTCTTTGATTTGATTTTTGGAAAGCTTAGTTCCAACAATAGAGTTCCTGGAATAATAAAATCCATACCAGTACGTCTACTAGTGATGACCACCATGTTTTCTATTTTTGGATTGGGTATCTTTAACAGCGGTGGAGATCTCTTATACATCGCTCATGTTATATATAAGATTGTGGTTGTTACCACTATAGTTGGCATGTTCTTAGCTTTAATATTTAACAAAAGAGCCTGGTGTTCAATATGTCCAATGGGAAGTCTATCGGCTTTTATTACATACATCATTGGTTCCAATAATCCTGTACAGGTTAAACCCTGTCTCAGTCGCTGTAACAGGTGCCAGGAGCAATGCCCTATGCATATTCCAATTAAAGATTACAAGAAGGGCTACATTACTCATGGTGACTGTATCCGCTGCCATCAATGCGTTCATGCATGCCCAAAACAGAACATTAAGAAGCCACCCAGATATAAAGCATAG
- a CDS encoding sulfatase-like hydrolase/transferase, whose product MNFLIIFADQMHKYALGKINPQVQTPNLDQLAEDGVLFTNGYSNAPICGPYRGSLFTGMYISSNGVLRNNDPLPKDVKTLAEAFNERGYDTGFVGKWHLGATGQGPIPREIRGGFKKFRGYQCYNGFKNDILFFNEQDQCEEYQGHRTDVTTQIALEQLDSFLEKEQPFLQVVAYQAPHYPEQPSERYAALYKKTIFEMEPGYVDIDPYTPTFSPPSPRPYEACPDYKRYGKSMEEYLRLYYGMVTQVDAGIGELIERLKEKGQYENTTIIFTSDHGDMQGSHGFKNKRLPYEKSCGVPFITYVPKGRKNEISKELVSGIDIYPTCLELAGLDSEKHLQGNNFAKYMIGYENELKDPVYAEMVVKDDWRMIRTKQYKLIVTASTDEPTMLFDMINDPYELNNLVQVLEYQNSIEELQGKVVQRFSK is encoded by the coding sequence ATGAATTTTCTTATTATATTCGCAGATCAAATGCATAAATATGCTTTAGGTAAAATTAACCCTCAGGTTCAAACTCCGAATTTGGATCAGTTAGCTGAGGACGGGGTTTTGTTTACTAATGGCTATTCAAATGCTCCGATCTGTGGACCTTATCGAGGAAGTCTTTTCACAGGAATGTATATCAGTAGTAATGGGGTACTGAGAAATAATGATCCCTTGCCAAAAGACGTCAAAACACTAGCAGAAGCTTTTAATGAGAGAGGTTATGATACAGGTTTTGTTGGGAAGTGGCATCTTGGAGCAACAGGACAAGGTCCTATACCACGTGAAATAAGAGGCGGCTTTAAGAAATTTAGAGGCTATCAATGCTATAACGGCTTTAAAAATGATATCTTATTCTTTAATGAACAAGATCAGTGTGAAGAGTACCAAGGACATCGTACAGATGTGACCACTCAGATTGCCTTAGAACAGTTGGATAGCTTTCTTGAAAAAGAACAACCTTTTTTACAAGTTGTAGCTTACCAAGCACCTCATTATCCTGAACAGCCATCAGAACGCTATGCAGCTCTTTACAAGAAGACAATCTTTGAAATGGAACCAGGTTACGTTGATATAGATCCTTATACACCTACTTTTTCACCACCTAGTCCAAGACCTTATGAAGCTTGCCCTGATTATAAGCGTTATGGGAAAAGCATGGAAGAGTATTTACGTTTATATTATGGCATGGTAACACAGGTGGATGCTGGAATAGGTGAACTTATTGAACGATTAAAAGAGAAAGGTCAATACGAGAATACGACCATCATTTTTACATCGGACCACGGTGATATGCAAGGAAGTCATGGGTTTAAAAATAAGCGATTACCTTATGAAAAATCATGTGGTGTTCCCTTCATTACATATGTTCCAAAGGGAAGAAAAAATGAAATATCCAAAGAGCTTGTATCTGGCATTGATATATATCCAACATGCCTTGAACTTGCAGGTCTTGATTCCGAGAAGCATCTCCAAGGGAATAATTTTGCCAAGTATATGATTGGATATGAGAATGAATTAAAGGATCCCGTTTATGCAGAAATGGTTGTTAAAGATGATTGGCGAATGATACGAACCAAACAATATAAGCTTATAGTGACTGCATCAACTGATGAACCCACTATGTTATTTGATATGATTAATGACCCTTATGAATTGAATAATTTAGTTCAAGTACTTGAGTATCAAAATAGTATAGAAGAACTTCAAGGCAAAGTTGTCCAAAGGTTTTCTAAGTAA